A genome region from Maridesulfovibrio salexigens DSM 2638 includes the following:
- a CDS encoding class I SAM-dependent methyltransferase, translating to MATKQIRRALTKIIKDRFSGQTGIRHLDIGAGVGGFTKQIKDACNLDTEACDFHSERFEPTDITIKKVNVCKEKLPYEDNSFDLVTSVEVIEHLDSYENLIGEAKRVLKPGGLLILTTPNILNMNSRISYFLNGFQQMFAPIPMKNEEHYSTGSHISPIHYFFLVHALTEKDFKNIDCHSDKIQKSSFGKWLTCLPVLALSKVLFFMKQKKKHLSEDNMKYVNDMFSFRMLTSRTLIVTCEN from the coding sequence ATGGCGACTAAACAGATTAGACGGGCACTGACAAAAATAATCAAAGATCGATTTTCTGGACAGACTGGAATCAGGCATTTGGACATTGGGGCTGGGGTTGGTGGTTTTACCAAGCAGATTAAGGATGCTTGTAATCTTGATACCGAAGCTTGCGACTTTCATTCTGAGCGTTTCGAACCGACGGACATTACCATTAAAAAAGTTAATGTTTGTAAAGAAAAACTGCCATACGAAGATAATTCTTTTGATCTGGTAACTTCCGTTGAGGTTATTGAGCATCTGGATTCTTATGAAAACCTTATTGGAGAGGCTAAAAGAGTGCTTAAGCCGGGTGGATTGCTGATTCTTACCACCCCGAACATTCTTAATATGAATTCAAGGATTTCATATTTCCTGAATGGTTTTCAGCAGATGTTCGCGCCTATTCCAATGAAGAATGAGGAACATTACTCTACCGGAAGTCACATTTCTCCGATTCATTATTTTTTCCTTGTTCACGCACTTACCGAGAAAGATTTCAAAAATATCGATTGTCATTCCGACAAGATTCAGAAATCAAGTTTTGGCAAGTGGCTGACATGCTTGCCTGTCCTTGCTTTGAGTAAAGTTCTTTTCTTCATGAAGCAGAAAAAGAAGCATCTTTCAGAAGATAATATGAAGTATGTGAATGATATGTTTTCTTTTCGTATGCTGACCAGCAGGACTTTGATTGTAACCTGCGAGAATTAA
- a CDS encoding formate dehydrogenase accessory protein FdhE: MDKNKKKRDVQAGLLALRKRMPALENIFDAFGPLVIALEKADDLLADWDGYKIPDAYAPRFEQGVALLSDMELPDLGEKYREVFMLVAGAVAEGLPAISKEVDEIVVAVGEVENFNDLAKALWDEDGKLLRSLIDEWKIDDQTLAFIGTMALKPFMARMEPEAAKAIENMAWHKGYCPVCGTFPDLALLKKSGDDNAYLKSHGGQRWLHCSCCGHEWRFKRNTCPWCENEDIEKLRYLQADERKNERVDVCESCKHYFVTIDTRELSDQPDPRVAPLGLVHLDISAQEKDYLPLAETPWNVL; this comes from the coding sequence ATGGATAAGAATAAGAAAAAACGTGACGTTCAGGCTGGGCTTCTTGCTTTGCGTAAGAGAATGCCTGCTCTTGAGAATATTTTTGATGCTTTCGGGCCGCTGGTAATTGCGTTGGAAAAAGCCGATGACCTGCTTGCTGACTGGGATGGATATAAAATCCCGGACGCATATGCACCTCGTTTTGAGCAGGGCGTTGCACTGTTGTCTGATATGGAACTGCCTGACCTTGGTGAAAAGTATCGCGAAGTGTTCATGCTGGTTGCAGGGGCGGTTGCCGAGGGACTGCCTGCCATTTCCAAAGAGGTTGATGAGATTGTAGTTGCAGTAGGTGAGGTCGAGAATTTTAATGATCTTGCCAAGGCTCTTTGGGATGAAGATGGTAAGCTGCTGCGGTCCTTGATTGATGAATGGAAGATTGATGACCAGACTCTGGCATTCATCGGAACTATGGCTCTTAAGCCTTTTATGGCCCGTATGGAACCGGAAGCAGCTAAAGCTATCGAAAACATGGCTTGGCACAAGGGATACTGTCCGGTCTGTGGTACTTTTCCTGATCTGGCTTTGCTCAAGAAGTCGGGTGATGACAATGCATATCTGAAGTCACATGGCGGTCAGCGGTGGCTGCACTGTTCCTGTTGCGGGCACGAGTGGCGTTTTAAGCGTAACACTTGTCCGTGGTGCGAGAATGAGGATATCGAGAAGCTCCGCTATTTGCAGGCAGATGAACGTAAAAATGAGCGTGTGGATGTCTGCGAATCCTGCAAGCATTATTTCGTAACCATCGATACCCGCGAACTCAGCGACCAGCCGGACCCGCGTGTCGCTCCGCTGGGGCTTGTGCATCTTGATATCAGCGCACAGGAAAAGGATTATTTGCCGTTGGCTGAGACTCCTTGGAATGTGCTGTAA